The following are from one region of the Juglans regia cultivar Chandler chromosome 10, Walnut 2.0, whole genome shotgun sequence genome:
- the LOC108987808 gene encoding uncharacterized protein At1g03900-like isoform X2, which translates to MQEDDDEEALEQTLLVVREVSVYKIPPRTTSGGYKCGEWLQSDKIWSGRLRVVSCKARCEIRLEDPASGDLFAACFVYPGQPRESSVETVLDSSRYFVLKIEDGGGKHAFVGLGFSERNEAFDFNVALSDHDKYVRREHESGDATDNDTQIDIHPAVNHRLKEGETIRINVKPKPTSGSGMLSAAGLTGGLSGTGKPKALSLAPPPSGAGKIRSPLPPPPNDPVAARMTSASHHGVGLKGSKENVMHSNDPLSDLSLLERNLPSATGSGSTKTAASGWAAF; encoded by the exons ATGCAGGAGGACGACGATGAGGAGGCCTTGGAGCAGACCCTCCTGGTCGTCCGAGAGGTCTCCGTCTACAAAATTCCTCCCCGCACCACCTCCGGCGGCTACAAGTGTGGCGAGTGGCTCCAATCCGACAAGATCTGGTCCGGTCGCCTCCGGGTCGTTTCCTGCAAAGCCCGCTGCGAGATCCGCCTCGAGGACCCGGCATCAGGGGACCTCTTCGCCGCTTGCTTCGTCTATCCGGGTCAGCCCCGCGAAAGCTCCGTCGAGACCGTCCTCGATTCGTCCCGCTACTTTGTCCTCAAGATCGAGGACGGCGGGGGCAAGCACGCCTTCGTGGGACTTGGCTTCTCGGAGCGCAACGAGGCCTTCGACTTCAACGTTGCACTCTCCGATCACGACAAATACGTCCGGAGAGAGCACGAGAGTGGGGACGCCACTGACAACGACACCCAAATCGATATTCATCCCGCTGTTAATCATAGATTGAag GAAGGTGAAACAATCAGGATAAATGTAAAGCCCAAGCCTACTAGTGGAAGTGGTATGCTTTCAGCTGCTGGTCTGACTGGGGGGCTTTCTGGAACTGGAAAGCCTAAAGCATTGAGCCTTGCCCCACCACCCAGTGGAGCAGGAAAAATCAGGTCTCCACTCCCTCCACCTCCCAATGATCCTGTTGCTGCTCGGATGACCTCTGCCAGTCACCACGGTGTTGGTCTCAAGGGGTCTAAGGAAAATGTGATGCATTCCAATGATCCTTTATCAGACCTTTCACTGCTTGAG AGAAATCTTCCTTCGGCGACTGGATCAGGATCGACAAAGACTGCTGCTTCAGGATGGGCAGCTTTTTGA
- the LOC108987808 gene encoding uncharacterized protein At1g03900-like isoform X1: protein MSFNQMQEDDDEEALEQTLLVVREVSVYKIPPRTTSGGYKCGEWLQSDKIWSGRLRVVSCKARCEIRLEDPASGDLFAACFVYPGQPRESSVETVLDSSRYFVLKIEDGGGKHAFVGLGFSERNEAFDFNVALSDHDKYVRREHESGDATDNDTQIDIHPAVNHRLKEGETIRINVKPKPTSGSGMLSAAGLTGGLSGTGKPKALSLAPPPSGAGKIRSPLPPPPNDPVAARMTSASHHGVGLKGSKENVMHSNDPLSDLSLLERNLPSATGSGSTKTAASGWAAF from the exons ATGTCGTTTAACCAGATGCAGGAGGACGACGATGAGGAGGCCTTGGAGCAGACCCTCCTGGTCGTCCGAGAGGTCTCCGTCTACAAAATTCCTCCCCGCACCACCTCCGGCGGCTACAAGTGTGGCGAGTGGCTCCAATCCGACAAGATCTGGTCCGGTCGCCTCCGGGTCGTTTCCTGCAAAGCCCGCTGCGAGATCCGCCTCGAGGACCCGGCATCAGGGGACCTCTTCGCCGCTTGCTTCGTCTATCCGGGTCAGCCCCGCGAAAGCTCCGTCGAGACCGTCCTCGATTCGTCCCGCTACTTTGTCCTCAAGATCGAGGACGGCGGGGGCAAGCACGCCTTCGTGGGACTTGGCTTCTCGGAGCGCAACGAGGCCTTCGACTTCAACGTTGCACTCTCCGATCACGACAAATACGTCCGGAGAGAGCACGAGAGTGGGGACGCCACTGACAACGACACCCAAATCGATATTCATCCCGCTGTTAATCATAGATTGAag GAAGGTGAAACAATCAGGATAAATGTAAAGCCCAAGCCTACTAGTGGAAGTGGTATGCTTTCAGCTGCTGGTCTGACTGGGGGGCTTTCTGGAACTGGAAAGCCTAAAGCATTGAGCCTTGCCCCACCACCCAGTGGAGCAGGAAAAATCAGGTCTCCACTCCCTCCACCTCCCAATGATCCTGTTGCTGCTCGGATGACCTCTGCCAGTCACCACGGTGTTGGTCTCAAGGGGTCTAAGGAAAATGTGATGCATTCCAATGATCCTTTATCAGACCTTTCACTGCTTGAG AGAAATCTTCCTTCGGCGACTGGATCAGGATCGACAAAGACTGCTGCTTCAGGATGGGCAGCTTTTTGA